The DNA sequence ATGGTTGGTGCTGCGGAAGTAGACGTTTCCCCCGTCCCCTCCGTCGCCGCCGCTGGGGCCTCCCCGGGGAACGAACTTCTCCCGGCGGAACGCCAGGCAACCGTTCCCCCCGTCGCCGGCTTTGACGAAAACTCTGGTGTGGTCCAGAAACATGCACGCAAAGTGGAGATCCAGGGTCCGATCTCCGGAATTCTGCGGGCTAGCTGAGAATGTGGACGAACCGCCCCAAACGTCCCCGGCGCTGAAACCGGACTTTCCCCGTAGTGAGGGCGAAAAGGGTGTCATCGCGGCCCCGGCCCACATTGTTTCCGGGCTTGATGGGCGTCCCTCTCTGGCGGACCAGAATCGAGCCGGCCGTCACCAACTGGCCGTCGAATCGCTTGACGCCGAGACGCTTGGAATGGCTGTCCCGGCCGTTTCGAGAGCTGCCCAACCCCTTCTTGTGTGCCATGGCATCTACTCCTGGTCCGTGCCCTCTCCCGCGATCCGAATCGGCCCGATCTCCACTTCGGTGAAGCGCTGGCGATGACCTTGCTTGCGTCGATACATCTTGCGGCGTTTGAACTTGAAGACCGTGATCTTGCGGTCCTTGCCCTGCTCGACGATGGTCCCGGTGACCCGGACGTCATTCAGAGACGGGGCGCCGACCTGGATTGAATCGGGATGGCCGACCAACAACACGTCCTCCAGACTGACCTCATCGCCCACTTCTCCGGCGATGCGCTCCAGCCGGACCCGGTCCCCTTCGGCGACTCGATATTGTTTCCCGCCGTTGCGAATGATTGCGTACAAACCGATTCTCCCGAATCCACGTTTTCAGAAGATGCACAGTATATTTGCGAACCCCGATCCTGTCAAAAATCCAGCTCCCGCGGGGTGCCCCGCCGGCAGCGGCCGGTGGCGGAATTTCACGATCGTGTCACGTGGATCACATCCTCCAGAAGGGCCGAGTGAAAAGTACCAGGAGCGTGTAGAACTCGAGGCGGCCTGCCAGCATGCAGATGCTCAGGACCCACTTCGCCGCCGCCGGCAGGTCCCCATAGTGTTCGGCGGGGCCGACCTGCCCCAATCCGGGGCCAATGTTGAACATGCAGGCCGCCACCGCGGAGATGGTGGTGAGCACGTCCATCCCCAGGGCGGTCAGACACAAGCAGGCCGCGAAGTTGACCAGGAACGCCAGATAGACCAGGTTGAGCAGACTCTGGATCGTCTTCTCCGGGATCGCTCTCCCGCCGAAACGAACGGCAAAGACGCCGTGAGGCTCCACCAACCGGTGAAACTCACGGCCCACGACCCGGAACAGGAGTCCGATGCGGGCCACCTTCATGCCTCCCGCCGTCGAGCCGGTGCACCCGCCCACGAACATCAGAACCAAGAGCAGGATTTGGGCGAAGGAACTCCACCCCTCAAAGTCGGCCGTCGAGAATCCGGTGGTCGTCAGAATGGAGACGACTTGGAAGGACGCCAATCTCAGGGACTCTCCTGGAGAAATCTCCGAAACCTGCACCAGGGTTGCCGTCATGGCCGCCGTCATGACCCCGATGACGATCAGATAGAGGCGCAGTTCCACGTCTCCCCAGAAAGTGGAGGCCCTGCGTTCCACCAGCAGGCGGTAGTGCCGGGTGAAGTTGATGCCCGCCAGGACCATGAAGAGCAGAATGACGATTTCCAACGCAGGATTCGCGAAGGCTTCGATGCTTCCGTTGCGGGTGGAGAATCCGCCCGTGGCCAGAGTCGAAAAAGCGTGGCACAGAGCGTCGAACTTCCCCATACCGGCAAACCTCAGAGCCGCATAGCCGGCCAGCGTGAATGCGATGTAGATCTTCCACAGCGCCAGCGCGGTCTCCGCGATCCGGGGCCTCAGCCGTTCCGAACGGGCTCCCGAGAACTCGGCCCGGTAGAGCTCCCGGCCGCCGGCCCCGATCAGGGGAAGAATGGCGACCCCCAGCAGGATGATGCCCATGCCGCCCAGCCAATGGGTCAACGAGCGCCAGAGCAGGAGGCTGGCCGGAAGGGCCTCCACGTCCGCCAGGACCGTGGCCCCCGTGGTGGAGAAACCGGAGACCGACTCGAAGACCGAATCGGTGAAGCTGGGGAAATGGGAAGAAAAATAAAACGGGAGAGCTCCCAAAAGAGCGGCAATCAGCCATGTGGCCACCACCAGGAGCAAACCTTCGCGCCGGCTCAACGTCCGCACGCCGAGCCGAAATACGAGGATCAACAGCACACCGGAGGTCACGCCGACCGCCAGCGAGACCGCCAACGGGATCAGACCCTCGTCTCCGTTGGCCAGTGCGAAGCCAACGCACGCCAACAGGGCTGCGGAAAGGCCCAGGGTGAAGAACCCCAAGAGGTTCAGGAGATTGGACCAGCGAATCAACGTCTGTCTTCCCGCAGGAAAGCAGACTCCAGGTAGGGCACCAGGCTCTCCAGGCAGAAGAAGATCACACGGTCACCGGCCTGGATGACGGCGTCTCCCCTCGGGACCAGGACCTCTCCGGAGGGCCTGCTGACGGCGCCCACCACGGTCCCGGCAGGCAGGCGGATCTCGCGCAGGCTTCTTCCCACAAATCTGGAGCCTGGCGTCGCCAGCAGCTCGATGGCTTCCGCCTCCTCCTCGCGAAGAGTCGTGACCGAAAGGACGTGGCCCGAGCGAACGAACTGGAGGATCCGGTCCACGGCGGCGACGCGGGTACTGAAACTGGAATTGATGCCCAGACGCTGGGCCAAAGGGAGAAACTCCAGACGATTGACCAGTGCGACCGCCTTGCGGGCCCCCAGCCTCTTGGAAAGGAGGGAGGCGATGATGTTGACCTCGGATTCGGCGGTGAGGGCAAGGTAGGCATCGACATGCTCGACGGCGTGCTCCGTCAGGACCCTCTCGTCGGTCCCGTCCCCATGAACGACGACCGTGCTTTCGACCAGCGTCGAGAGCTTCCGGCATTGCTCCGGATCCCTCTCGAAGAGCTTGACCCGGACTCCCCGCCGCTCCAGCCGGCGGGCCGCTTCGATTCCCAGTTGCCGGCCGCCCACGATGAAGACCCGCTCCACCTTCTTCGGAAGCTGGACTCCCATGAACCGGAAGACCGATTCCGTCTCGGCGGCCGGACACACGATGTAGACATGGTCTCCCGCCTGCAGCCTGTCCCCTCCTCTGGGTATCAGGGTCCGGCGTCCCCGAAAAATGATCGCCATCAGCGAGTTCTTGGGCGGCGAACTCCGATCCAGTTCCGCCATGCTCTTGCCCACGACCCAGTTGTCCGGTTCTACGTTCATCCCGACGAGCCGCACCCGGCCTTCTGCGAATTCCAGCACGTCGGAGATGCCCGGCAGTCCGATCACGCGAAGAATGCGATCCGCCGTCTCGCGGTCGGGATTGATGACCAGATCCACCTTCAAGCCGGAGCTGTCGAAAATCTTCCTCCAGCCATCGACCTCGTGGCTCCGGAGGCGGGCCACCTTGATCCTGACGTTGGAGTGCCGTTCGGCGATCAGGCACCCGAGAACGTTGGCTTCGTCGCTGCTGGTGACGGCGATCAGCATTTCGGCTTCCCGGATGCCGGCCCGTTCCAGAACCCGGATGCTGCTGGCGCTGCCTTGAACGATCTTGGCGTCCAGATTCTCTTCCAACAGTTCGCAGCAGTCCCGCCGCTGCTCGACGATGACGACCTCGTTTCCCTCCTGGACGAGACGGCGCGACACCATGGTGCCGACCGCTCCGCCGCCAAGCACGAGGATTCTCATTGGGTTCGGGGTACTTACGGACTGGATCTGAGCAACTCGACGGAGGATCGAGGCCGGCCCAGCCAGCGAAACGACGAGATCAACTGCTGAAAAATGGGAAGCGCCTTGGAAATCGATGCCTCGTCGCGAGCCGACAGGACGAAGATGACGAAGTAGTCCGGGACTTCGGTAAAGGCGACGACTTCCTGTTTGACTCCGGGGCAGGCGCACAACTTGGCCACGACTCTGGGCCGTTTGCGCGTCTCAGGATTCAACTCCAATTCCAGGCGCAGGTCACTGATCTCCAGCTTCGGACAGAGCACCTCCTGCCCGGCCAGTTCGGACTGCAGGAAATTCTCCAGGTCCTCGTCCTGATTCCTGGGAAAGAACCGGGAGAAGGCGACGACATCGGCCTCTCTCCACTGAGTCCCCTCCGGGTGCATGACGAAGTTGGCGACCTGAATCGCCGACCCCACGTCGATGGTCCAGCCCGGCGGTTCGGTCACCAGAAAGGAATAGTCCAGACCCCTGATGCGCAGCGTCCGCCCCCCTTCCAATGCGGGTACGCAACCGAGCAGGCACACGATGGAAACACAGACCTTCGCCAAACGGTTCGAGAAAGAGGTGCCGGCCGGGACCGCCAGAGTCCGGGAAGCGGGTTGCGGATCGAGAGGGCCGGCAAACCGATTCATTCCGGCGCCAGTCTAGCAGGAACGGGAGGAGTGAGGCGCGTTGAGTTTGGCCTTCTCGTTGGCTATCCTATAGCCTCGATTCGGAAGGAGACACGGAGCGCACTACCGGGCGGCGGATTCCCCAGGCTCGACCGTCTCGTGAGCGTCTCTTCAGATCAATACCCGTACCTGTCAAAAGGGTTTCATAATGCCCGACGAGAGTCTGTCCATTACCGATAACCGGACCGGGAAGCAGTATGAGCTGGCTGTTTCGCACGGTACGATTCGCGCCATAGAGCTTCGTCAGATCAAGACGTCGGAGGACGACTTCGGGCTCATGGCATACGACCCCTCCTTCCTCAATACGGCATCCTGCCGGAGCACCATCACCTACATCGACGGAGACAAGGGCATCCTGCGCTATCGCGGCTACCCCATAGAGCAACTCGTGGGAGAGTACAGCCATCTTGAGGTGGCGTACCTGCTCCTGTACGGGGAGCTTCCGAACGAAGCCGAGTTCCGGCAATGGAGTGACGATATCCGCAAGCATATCGAGTTGCCGCCGGCCGTCCTGCAGTTGGTTCGGAGCTTCCCTCCCGGAGGATTTCCCATGGCCATGCTGGCGACGGCGGTGGCCTCCCTCTCCAGTTTCTACCCCCGAGGCCGTTCCGTGCTGGACCCGCAGGTGCGCCTGCGCCAGCTCCATCGGCTCCTGGCTCAGGTCCCGGCCCTGTCGGCCCAGATCTTTCGCCGCCTCCAGGGCTTGCCGCTGACCGCTCCCGCGGACGGACTCTCCTATGCCGGGAGCTTTCTGCAGATGGCATTCGACCGGACGCCGGAACCCGTGTTCGAGAAGGCGATGGACGCTCTGTTCATCCTGCATGCCGACCACGAGCAGAACTGCAGCACCAGCGCCATGAGAGGCGTCGGCAGTTCCCAGTGCGACCCGTATCTGACGACCGCGGCCGCCATCGGGGCGTTGTCCGGTCCCCTGCATGGAGGAGCCAACGAAGCGGTCATCCGGATGCTGGAGGGAATCGGGTCCAAGGACCGGGTGCCCGGACACGTGCAGAGGGTCAAGGGAGGCGAAATCCGCCTGATGGGCTTCGGGCACCGGATCTACAAGAACTACGATCCCAGGGCCAAGATCATCAAACAATTGGCCCACGAGGTCTTCGAAGTGACCGGG is a window from the Acidobacteriota bacterium genome containing:
- the rpmA gene encoding 50S ribosomal protein L27 is translated as MAHKKGLGSSRNGRDSHSKRLGVKRFDGQLVTAGSILVRQRGTPIKPGNNVGRGRDDTLFALTTGKVRFQRRGRLGRFVHILS
- the rplU gene encoding 50S ribosomal protein L21 → MYAIIRNGGKQYRVAEGDRVRLERIAGEVGDEVSLEDVLLVGHPDSIQVGAPSLNDVRVTGTIVEQGKDRKITVFKFKRRKMYRRKQGHRQRFTEVEIGPIRIAGEGTDQE
- a CDS encoding TrkH family potassium uptake protein — its product is MIRWSNLLNLLGFFTLGLSAALLACVGFALANGDEGLIPLAVSLAVGVTSGVLLILVFRLGVRTLSRREGLLLVVATWLIAALLGALPFYFSSHFPSFTDSVFESVSGFSTTGATVLADVEALPASLLLWRSLTHWLGGMGIILLGVAILPLIGAGGRELYRAEFSGARSERLRPRIAETALALWKIYIAFTLAGYAALRFAGMGKFDALCHAFSTLATGGFSTRNGSIEAFANPALEIVILLFMVLAGINFTRHYRLLVERRASTFWGDVELRLYLIVIGVMTAAMTATLVQVSEISPGESLRLASFQVVSILTTTGFSTADFEGWSSFAQILLLVLMFVGGCTGSTAGGMKVARIGLLFRVVGREFHRLVEPHGVFAVRFGGRAIPEKTIQSLLNLVYLAFLVNFAACLCLTALGMDVLTTISAVAACMFNIGPGLGQVGPAEHYGDLPAAAKWVLSICMLAGRLEFYTLLVLFTRPFWRM
- the trkA gene encoding Trk system potassium transporter TrkA, which produces MRILVLGGGAVGTMVSRRLVQEGNEVVIVEQRRDCCELLEENLDAKIVQGSASSIRVLERAGIREAEMLIAVTSSDEANVLGCLIAERHSNVRIKVARLRSHEVDGWRKIFDSSGLKVDLVINPDRETADRILRVIGLPGISDVLEFAEGRVRLVGMNVEPDNWVVGKSMAELDRSSPPKNSLMAIIFRGRRTLIPRGGDRLQAGDHVYIVCPAAETESVFRFMGVQLPKKVERVFIVGGRQLGIEAARRLERRGVRVKLFERDPEQCRKLSTLVESTVVVHGDGTDERVLTEHAVEHVDAYLALTAESEVNIIASLLSKRLGARKAVALVNRLEFLPLAQRLGINSSFSTRVAAVDRILQFVRSGHVLSVTTLREEEAEAIELLATPGSRFVGRSLREIRLPAGTVVGAVSRPSGEVLVPRGDAVIQAGDRVIFFCLESLVPYLESAFLREDRR
- a CDS encoding citrate synthase: MPDESLSITDNRTGKQYELAVSHGTIRAIELRQIKTSEDDFGLMAYDPSFLNTASCRSTITYIDGDKGILRYRGYPIEQLVGEYSHLEVAYLLLYGELPNEAEFRQWSDDIRKHIELPPAVLQLVRSFPPGGFPMAMLATAVASLSSFYPRGRSVLDPQVRLRQLHRLLAQVPALSAQIFRRLQGLPLTAPADGLSYAGSFLQMAFDRTPEPVFEKAMDALFILHADHEQNCSTSAMRGVGSSQCDPYLTTAAAIGALSGPLHGGANEAVIRMLEGIGSKDRVPGHVQRVKGGEIRLMGFGHRIYKNYDPRAKIIKQLAHEVFEVTGSDPLLDVALELERIALQDDYFISRKLYPNVDFYSGLIYQALGFPPSMSTVLFALARTAGWLTQWEELARDREQKIARPRQIYEGPSVRDVPVRRSSPVASS